A window of Clostridium botulinum BKT015925 contains these coding sequences:
- the rho gene encoding transcription termination factor Rho produces MESKDLNSMTVVELKKMAKDLDIKGITKLKKAELIKEINKKSQITINKGGVILKENITPKKVHNSSNDNIKNVNQNDNQNKNETLEDGNSLEKGKNLKEMIHESQSAKGVLEIIENNNYGFLRGENYLTGPKDIYVSPSQIRRFNLKTGDEVSGKVRTAKEGEKFQALIYVEKINGENPEKAVGRQRFEKLTPIYPNERIRLQIGQSDLSSRLMDIISPIGKGQRGLIVAPPKAGKTTLLKKIAHSISKNHPESKLIVLLIDERPEEVTDMQRSINGEVIYSTFDEEPEHHTKVAYMVLERAKRMVEQGQDVIVLLDSLTRLTRAYNLTINPTGRTLSGGLDPGALIMPKKFFGAARNIEEGGSLTILATALIDTGSRMDDMIFEEFKGTGNMEVHLDRKLEERRIFPAIDIYKSGTRREDLLLTAQELEASFTIRKVLYKENNTASVTEKLINLLSKTKNNDEFLQNFSKEKWER; encoded by the coding sequence TTGGAGAGTAAAGATTTAAACAGTATGACTGTTGTTGAATTAAAAAAAATGGCAAAAGATTTAGATATAAAAGGTATAACAAAATTAAAAAAAGCGGAATTAATCAAGGAAATAAATAAAAAGTCACAAATAACTATAAATAAGGGTGGAGTAATTTTGAAAGAAAATATAACACCTAAAAAAGTACATAATTCTTCAAATGATAATATTAAAAATGTGAATCAAAATGATAATCAGAATAAAAATGAAACTTTAGAAGATGGAAATTCGTTAGAAAAAGGAAAAAATCTTAAAGAAATGATACATGAATCGCAAAGTGCAAAAGGTGTTCTTGAAATTATTGAGAATAACAATTATGGATTCTTAAGAGGAGAAAATTATTTAACGGGTCCTAAAGATATATATGTATCTCCATCTCAAATAAGAAGATTTAATTTAAAAACAGGAGATGAAGTAAGCGGAAAAGTTAGAACGGCAAAAGAAGGCGAAAAATTTCAAGCGCTTATATATGTAGAAAAAATAAATGGAGAAAATCCAGAAAAAGCAGTAGGAAGACAAAGATTTGAAAAATTAACACCTATCTATCCTAATGAAAGAATAAGATTGCAAATAGGTCAATCAGACTTATCTTCTAGATTAATGGATATAATCTCACCTATAGGTAAAGGACAAAGAGGATTAATAGTTGCTCCTCCAAAGGCTGGTAAAACAACTCTTTTGAAAAAAATAGCTCACAGTATATCTAAAAATCACCCAGAATCAAAATTGATAGTACTTTTAATAGATGAAAGACCAGAAGAAGTTACAGATATGCAAAGATCTATTAATGGTGAAGTTATATATTCTACTTTTGATGAAGAACCTGAACATCATACAAAGGTAGCTTATATGGTTCTTGAGAGAGCTAAAAGAATGGTTGAACAAGGACAAGATGTAATAGTGCTTCTTGATAGTTTAACAAGACTTACAAGAGCGTACAATTTAACGATTAATCCAACAGGAAGAACTCTTTCAGGAGGACTTGATCCTGGAGCATTAATAATGCCTAAAAAGTTTTTTGGAGCTGCTAGAAATATAGAAGAAGGCGGAAGTCTTACAATTTTAGCCACAGCACTTATTGATACTGGAAGTAGAATGGACGATATGATTTTTGAAGAGTTTAAGGGAACTGGAAATATGGAAGTTCATTTAGATAGAAAGTTAGAAGAAAGAAGAATATTCCCAGCTATAGATATTTACAAATCCGGAACTAGAAGGGAAGATTTGTTGCTGACTGCACAAGAATTAGAAGCTTCATTTACCATAAGAAAAGTATTATATAAAGAAAATAATACAGCGAGTGTAACTGAAAAATTGATTAATTTACTTTCAAAAACAAAAAATAATGATGAGTTTTTACAAAATTTTAGTAAAGAAAAATGGGAAAGATAA